The following coding sequences are from one Phenylobacterium glaciei window:
- a CDS encoding glutathione S-transferase family protein — MKLYSGDLSPYSAKVRMQIYAKGISDIEIELPPGFMTGEFHKTSPLARIPVLDLGGDLIPESEVISEYLEEVYPQVRLLGATARETATIRTVSRIADIYLLNNMFMVLGQARASTRNQGIVDLLTGQVIRGLKALEHYIGEDGFAVCGRLTLADCTLVPALFLIENVIDTVGVANPIPDTPKVAAYWAAIQKNEHAAATLVELYRGLAERRELIAKMAAKEKAKAAAAAAEA, encoded by the coding sequence ATGAAGCTCTATTCCGGCGACCTCTCGCCCTATTCCGCCAAGGTGCGGATGCAGATCTACGCCAAAGGCATTTCCGACATCGAGATCGAGCTGCCGCCGGGCTTCATGACCGGGGAGTTCCACAAGACCTCGCCGCTGGCCCGCATCCCGGTTCTCGACCTAGGCGGCGACCTGATCCCGGAGTCCGAGGTCATCAGCGAATATCTGGAGGAGGTCTATCCTCAGGTCCGCCTGCTGGGCGCCACCGCCCGCGAGACCGCCACCATCCGCACAGTGTCGCGCATCGCCGACATCTACCTGCTCAACAACATGTTCATGGTCCTGGGTCAGGCCCGCGCCTCGACCCGCAATCAAGGGATCGTCGACCTGCTCACCGGCCAGGTGATCCGTGGCCTCAAGGCCCTGGAGCACTATATCGGGGAGGACGGCTTCGCGGTCTGCGGCCGCCTGACCCTGGCCGACTGCACCTTGGTCCCGGCCCTGTTCCTGATCGAGAACGTCATCGACACGGTCGGCGTCGCCAACCCCATCCCCGACACCCCCAAGGTCGCCGCCTACTGGGCCGCCATCCAGAAGAACGAGCACGCCGCCGCCACCCTGGTGGAGCTCTACCGCGGCCTGGCCGAGCGCCGCGAACTCATCGCCAAGATGGCCGCCAAGGAAAAGGCCAAGGCCGCCGCCGCCGCTGCCGAAGCGTAA
- a CDS encoding DUF2200 family protein produces the protein MRRSSALNPARTDIRGLICGVRIEEITDPVMREIRDLDKLIDDLAKGRPMEKILNRAPAKV, from the coding sequence GTGCGGCGAAGCTCGGCCCTCAACCCGGCCCGGACCGACATCCGCGGCTTGATCTGCGGCGTCCGCATTGAGGAGATCACCGACCCGGTGATGCGCGAGATCCGCGACCTCGACAAACTCATCGACGACCTCGCCAAGGGCAGGCCGATGGAGAAGATCCTCAACCGCGCGCCGGCCAAGGTCTGA